The Crocosphaera subtropica ATCC 51142 genome includes a window with the following:
- a CDS encoding N-acetylneuraminate synthase family protein produces the protein MLIDRNLSKYIVFSEDSILNALKKISDNKSRIIFSVTESGVLEGVLTDGDFRRWLVKQNTIDLNQAVSNISNKQFKYALFEENPEKINSYFSEEIEFIPLLDDNDHLVAIARKRPDEIKIGDFIINDESPTFIIAEIGNNHNGNLELAKKLIDDAITAGANCAKFQLRSLKSLYHNAGNADDASEDLGSQYTLDLLSRFQLSDEEMLQAFDYCKEKEILPLCTPWDLDSLKILENYGMVAYKVASADFTNHELLKALAKTGKPLICSTGMSTEAEISQSVQLLQKLGAMYVLLHCNSTYPAPFKDVNLNYITRLKELGDCPVGYSGHERGISVAIAAVAKGAKVIEKHFTLDKSMEGNDHKVSLLPQEFKAMVEGIRQVEEALGTSSERRLSQGELMNRETLAKSLIINCDLEPGQVITEAMIEVKSPGKGLQPNRKKELIGKTAKRSLKAGDFFFSSDLEEAQIKAKNYLFDRPWGLPVRYHDFGKLLPKSNPDLLEFHLSYKDLEQDIKQYFNNTYDLNYVVHSPELFAGDHVLDLCSLDDDYRHHSIKELQRVIHITRQLKAYFKKASRPLIVTNIGGFTLDEPLPLTKRQKYYDLLLDSLSNLDSEGVEIIPQTMPPFPWHFGGQRYHNLFVDPQDIAEFCSHNNYRVCLDISHSKLACNHHNLSFKEFIEQVGPYTAHLHIADAQGLDGEGLQIEHGDIDFPALAEDLKKTAPNASFIPEIWQGHKNEGEGFWIALERLENLFH, from the coding sequence ATGTTAATCGATAGAAATCTCTCTAAATATATCGTCTTCTCCGAAGATAGTATTCTGAATGCTCTCAAAAAAATCAGTGATAATAAAAGTCGGATTATCTTCTCTGTTACTGAGTCAGGTGTATTAGAAGGTGTGTTAACAGATGGTGACTTTAGACGATGGTTAGTCAAACAAAATACTATCGATCTTAATCAAGCGGTTTCTAATATTAGTAATAAACAGTTTAAATACGCTTTATTTGAAGAAAATCCCGAAAAAATAAATAGTTATTTTTCTGAAGAAATCGAATTTATTCCCCTTTTAGATGATAACGATCATTTAGTTGCGATCGCCCGTAAACGTCCTGATGAAATTAAAATCGGTGACTTCATTATTAATGATGAATCTCCTACCTTTATTATTGCAGAAATTGGTAACAATCATAATGGTAATTTAGAGTTAGCTAAAAAGTTAATTGATGATGCGATCACAGCCGGGGCAAATTGCGCTAAATTTCAACTAAGAAGTCTAAAATCTCTTTATCATAATGCCGGAAATGCCGACGATGCTAGTGAAGATTTAGGGTCACAATATACCTTAGATTTATTGTCCCGTTTTCAACTTTCTGACGAAGAAATGTTACAAGCTTTTGATTATTGCAAGGAAAAAGAGATTTTGCCCTTGTGTACCCCTTGGGACTTAGACAGTTTAAAGATACTTGAAAACTATGGCATGGTTGCCTATAAAGTTGCTTCTGCTGATTTTACCAATCATGAATTATTAAAAGCCTTAGCTAAAACAGGAAAACCCTTAATTTGTTCTACGGGAATGTCCACTGAAGCCGAAATTAGTCAATCGGTTCAACTCTTACAAAAACTAGGGGCAATGTATGTTTTATTACATTGTAATTCTACCTATCCAGCACCCTTTAAAGATGTCAATTTAAACTATATTACTCGCTTAAAAGAATTAGGGGATTGTCCTGTGGGATATTCCGGCCATGAACGGGGAATTAGTGTGGCTATTGCTGCGGTTGCTAAAGGAGCAAAAGTCATTGAAAAACACTTTACTTTAGACAAATCAATGGAAGGAAACGACCATAAAGTCAGCCTATTGCCCCAAGAATTCAAGGCCATGGTGGAAGGAATTAGGCAAGTAGAAGAAGCCCTAGGAACCTCATCAGAAAGACGGTTAAGCCAAGGGGAATTAATGAACCGAGAAACCCTAGCTAAAAGTTTAATTATTAACTGTGACTTAGAACCTGGACAAGTAATTACCGAAGCCATGATTGAGGTCAAAAGTCCAGGAAAAGGATTACAACCCAACCGTAAAAAAGAATTAATTGGTAAGACAGCAAAACGATCTTTGAAAGCAGGAGATTTTTTCTTTTCTAGTGACCTAGAAGAAGCCCAGATTAAGGCTAAAAACTATTTATTTGATCGTCCTTGGGGTTTACCGGTTCGCTATCATGACTTTGGTAAACTACTGCCAAAATCCAACCCAGACTTATTGGAATTTCATCTCAGTTACAAAGACTTAGAACAGGATATTAAACAATATTTTAATAATACTTACGATCTTAATTATGTGGTTCATAGTCCTGAATTATTTGCCGGGGATCATGTGTTAGATTTATGTTCCTTAGATGATGATTATCGTCACCATTCCATCAAAGAATTACAGCGAGTCATCCATATTACTCGACAACTCAAAGCTTACTTTAAAAAAGCATCAAGACCCTTAATTGTTACTAATATAGGTGGCTTTACCTTAGATGAACCGCTACCCTTGACAAAACGCCAAAAATACTACGATTTACTATTAGATAGTTTATCCAATTTAGACAGTGAAGGAGTTGAAATTATACCTCAAACCATGCCTCCCTTTCCCTGGCATTTTGGGGGACAAAGATATCATAATCTTTTTGTCGATCCTCAAGATATTGCTGAGTTCTGTTCTCATAACAATTATCGAGTTTGTTTAGATATTTCACACTCAAAACTAGCCTGTAATCATCATAATTTATCCTTTAAAGAATTCATCGAGCAAGTAGGACCATATACCGCCCATTTACACATAGCAGACGCTCAAGGATTAGACGGAGAAGGGTTACAAATCGAACATGGGGATATTGATTTTCCGGCCTTAGCAGAAGATTTAAAGAAAACAGCCCCTAATGCTTCTTTTATTCCTGAAATTTGGCAAGGCCATAAAAACGAAGGGGAAGGATTTTGGATAGCCTTAGAACGCTTAGAAAACTTATTTCACTAA